Proteins encoded by one window of Conger conger chromosome 1, fConCon1.1, whole genome shotgun sequence:
- the LOC133126478 gene encoding interferon-inducible GTPase 5-like — translation MADEYAIIDEDEVRAVREIKDALENQTLTSAVAKIQDYFEQIDRVELNIAITGESGSGKSTFVNAFRGLGDEDEHAAPTGVVETTMEPTVYPHPKYPKVKVWDLPGIGTPNFKADEYLQKVEFERYDFFIIIISERFKVNNVQLATEIQRMKKRFYFVRSKIDNSIHAERRKKDFDEDKTLSIIRADCMKGLLENGVASPTVFLISSFDLQLYDFPKLEETMEKELPKHKQRVLLLSLPNITLDINKKKKEALQANIWKVSLLSGSVAAIPIPGLSVVVDVGILVKELSSYYQAFGLDDESLKNLSDKTNVPLEELKVVLKSPLNKEISADVVIKLLTKFAGAGLMLLEYWASTIPVFGSMAAAGISFATTHRMLKSCLNELAEDAQNVLMRALQTEV, via the exons ATGGCTGACGAATATGCCATCATTGATGAGGATGAGGTGAGGGCAGTGAGGGAGATCAAGGATGCACTGGAAAACCAGACGTTGACTTCAGCCGTGGCTAAGATCCAGGACTACTTTGAGCAGATTGACCGTGTGGAACTAAATATTGCCATCACAGGAGAGTCTGGCTCTGGCAAGTCCACCTTTGTCAATGCATTCCGGGGTCTGGGGGACGAAGACGAGCACGCAGCTCCAACCGGCGTAGTTGAGACCACTATGGAGCCAACCGTGTACCCCCACCCTAAATATCCCAAAGTCAAAGTGTGGGACCTTCCCGGGATTGGGACACCCAATTTCAAAGCAGACGAGTACCTTCAAAAAGTAGAATTTGAACGCTATGatttcttcatcatcatcatctcagaACGTTTCAAAGTCAACAATGTGCAGCTGGCCACAGAGATCCAACGCATGAAGAAGAGGTTCTACTTTGTTCGCTCAAAGATTGACAACAGCATACATGCAGAGAGAAGGAAGAAGGACTTTGATGAGGACAAAACCCTCAGTATAATTCGGGCAGATTGCATGAAAG GCCTCCTGGAAAATGGGGTGGCATCTCCCACGGTCTTCCTTATCTCCAGCTTTGACCTGCAGCTCTACGACTTCCCAAAGCTGGAGGAGACGATGGAGAAAGAGCTGCCCAAGCACAAGCAGCGTGTCCTCCTGCTGTCACTGCCCAACATCACCCTGGACATcaacaagaagaagaaagaagccCTGCAGGCCAACATATGGAAGGTGTCCCTGCTGTCAGGCAGCGTGGCAGCCATACCCATCCCAGGTCTGTCTGTGGTGGTGGATGTAGGCATCCTGGTCAAAGAGCTCAGCAGTTATTACCAGGCTTTTGGCCTGGATGATGAATCCCTGAAAAACCTCTCTGACAAAACGAACGTGCCTCTGGAGGAACTGAAAGTGGTCCTCAAATCCCCCCTCAACAAGGAGATATCAGCCGATGTGGTCATCAAGTTGCTCACCAAATTTGCCGGAGCAGGGTTAATGTTGCTGGAGTACTGGGCCAGCACAATCCCGGTGTTCGGCTCCATGGCGGCCGCGGGAATCTCGTTCGCCACCACCCACAGGATGCTGAAAAGCTGCTTGAATGAGCTGGCAGAGGATGCACAAAACGTCCTGATGAGAGCTTTGCAGACAGAGGTGTGA